In Cyanobium sp. ATX 6F1, the following proteins share a genomic window:
- the psbM gene encoding photosystem II reaction center protein PsbM, producing METNDLGFVASLLFVLVPAVFLIVLYIQTSSRQS from the coding sequence ATGGAAACCAACGATCTCGGCTTCGTCGCCAGCCTGCTGTTCGTTCTGGTGCCAGCCGTCTTCCTGATCGTTCTTTACATCCAGACCAGCAGCCGTCAGAGCTGA
- a CDS encoding 2Fe-2S iron-sulfur cluster-binding protein: MPVIRFVREGLEVECYPGENLRDVALRQGVEIYGLKGKLGNCNGCGQCITCFVGVVAEAAPGALSDRTAVEDQKLRKRPQDWRLACQTLVLKSVTVLTRPQVGLADGAARLEAARQAPLAEGPTEWPEVSEPEGVEESQSAEATDPSA, translated from the coding sequence ATGCCCGTGATCCGTTTTGTTCGTGAGGGCCTTGAGGTGGAGTGTTATCCCGGCGAGAACCTGCGCGATGTGGCCCTGCGCCAGGGTGTGGAGATCTACGGGCTCAAGGGCAAGCTCGGCAACTGCAACGGCTGTGGCCAATGCATCACCTGTTTCGTGGGTGTGGTGGCCGAAGCTGCCCCTGGCGCCTTGAGCGACCGCACGGCAGTGGAGGATCAGAAACTGCGCAAGCGCCCCCAGGACTGGCGCCTGGCCTGCCAGACCCTGGTGCTGAAATCGGTGACGGTGCTGACACGGCCCCAGGTGGGTCTGGCCGATGGCGCCGCCCGTCTGGAGGCGGCCCGCCAGGCTCCGTTGGCCGAGGGCCCCACGGAGTGGCCCGAGGTGAGCGAGCCGGAGGGGGTTGAGGAATCCCAGTCCGCCGAAGCCACCGACCCATCGGCCTAG
- the psbB gene encoding photosystem II chlorophyll-binding protein CP47 yields the protein MGLPWYRVHTVVINDPGRLLAVHLMHTALVAGWAGSMALYELAIFDPSDQVLNPMWRQGMFVMPFMARLGVTSSWGGWSVTGETGLDPGFWSFEGVAAAHIVFSGLLFLAAIWHWTYWDLEIWQDPRTGEPALDLPKIFGIHLLLAGLACFGFGAFHLTGVFGPGMWVSDPYGLTGHLEAVQPSWGAEGFNPFNPGGIVAHHIAAGIVGIIAGIFHITTRPPERLYKALRMGNIETVLASAIAAVFFAAFIVAGTMWYGAAATPVELFGPTRYQWDQSYFKTEINRRVQTALDGGATKAEAYGAIPEKLAFYDYVGNSPAKGGLFRVGPMVNGDGLPTGWLGHISFTDKAGRDLEVRRLPNFFENFPVVLLDQDGIVRADIPFRRSEAKYSFEQTGVTATIYGGALGGQTFTDPADVKRLARKALLGEAFEFDRERYHSDGTFRSSPRGWFTFGHATFALLFFFGHIWHGARTLYRDVFAGIDPDLGEQVEFGLFQKLGDRSTRRLPEGYVPPAGTTLS from the coding sequence ATGGGATTGCCCTGGTATCGGGTGCACACGGTCGTCATCAACGACCCGGGCCGCTTGTTGGCCGTGCACCTCATGCACACCGCTCTGGTAGCTGGCTGGGCCGGCTCCATGGCGCTCTACGAGCTCGCGATCTTCGACCCTTCCGACCAGGTCCTCAACCCCATGTGGCGCCAGGGCATGTTCGTCATGCCCTTCATGGCCCGCCTGGGCGTCACCAGCAGCTGGGGGGGCTGGAGCGTCACCGGTGAAACCGGCTTGGATCCAGGCTTCTGGAGCTTCGAGGGTGTGGCCGCCGCCCACATCGTTTTCAGCGGCCTGCTTTTCCTGGCCGCCATCTGGCACTGGACCTATTGGGATCTGGAGATCTGGCAGGACCCCCGCACCGGTGAACCAGCCCTCGATCTGCCCAAGATCTTCGGCATCCACCTACTGCTGGCCGGTCTGGCCTGCTTCGGTTTCGGTGCCTTCCACCTCACCGGCGTCTTCGGTCCGGGCATGTGGGTCTCGGATCCCTACGGACTGACCGGTCACCTGGAAGCGGTTCAACCGTCCTGGGGTGCTGAGGGGTTCAACCCCTTCAACCCTGGCGGCATCGTGGCCCACCACATCGCCGCCGGCATCGTCGGGATCATCGCCGGCATCTTCCACATCACCACACGGCCACCGGAGCGGCTTTACAAGGCCCTGCGCATGGGCAACATCGAAACGGTGCTGGCCAGCGCCATTGCCGCCGTGTTCTTTGCCGCCTTCATCGTCGCAGGGACCATGTGGTACGGCGCTGCGGCGACGCCTGTGGAGTTGTTCGGGCCCACCCGCTACCAGTGGGATCAGAGCTACTTCAAAACCGAGATCAACCGCCGCGTTCAGACCGCTCTCGACGGAGGAGCCACCAAGGCCGAGGCCTATGGCGCCATCCCTGAAAAGCTGGCCTTCTACGACTACGTCGGCAACAGCCCCGCCAAAGGCGGCCTGTTCCGGGTTGGTCCGATGGTCAACGGTGACGGCCTCCCCACGGGCTGGCTGGGCCACATCAGTTTCACCGACAAAGCAGGCCGTGACCTTGAGGTCCGCAGGCTGCCCAACTTCTTCGAGAACTTCCCTGTGGTTCTCCTCGATCAAGACGGCATCGTGCGCGCCGACATCCCCTTCCGCCGTTCGGAAGCGAAGTACTCCTTCGAGCAGACCGGTGTAACCGCCACCATCTACGGGGGAGCCCTGGGCGGCCAGACCTTCACCGATCCAGCTGATGTCAAGCGGTTGGCCCGCAAGGCCCTGTTGGGTGAAGCGTTCGAATTCGATCGCGAGCGCTACCACTCCGATGGCACCTTCCGCAGCTCACCGCGCGGCTGGTTCACCTTCGGCCATGCCACCTTCGCGCTGCTGTTCTTCTTCGGCCACATCTGGCACGGAGCACGAACCCTCTACCGCGACGTGTTCGCCGGCATCGATCCCGATCTTGGCGAGCAGGTGGAATTCGGTCTGTTCCAGAAACTGGGCGACCGTTCCACCCGGCGCCTTCCCGAGGGCTACGTGCCCCCGGCCGGCACCACCCTCAGTTGA
- a CDS encoding photosystem II reaction center protein T: MESFAYILILALAISTLFFAIAFRDPPKIGK; this comes from the coding sequence ATGGAGAGCTTCGCCTACATCTTGATCCTCGCCCTTGCGATCTCGACCCTGTTCTTCGCGATCGCGTTCCGCGATCCCCCGAAGATCGGCAAGTGA
- the nrdR gene encoding transcriptional regulator NrdR, with protein MQCPSCQHTDSRVLESRSADSGRSVRRRRECLNCEHRFTTYERVETVPVTVIKRNGSRETFNRAKLLHGLLRACEKTGLEPARLEGVVDDIEVVLQQRSGREVSSGEIGELVLQELSEMSEVAYVRFASVYRQFKGVSDFVATLEGLSRRPGKSRKGSSNGNTLAAVG; from the coding sequence ATGCAATGTCCCTCCTGCCAACACACCGACAGCCGCGTTCTTGAGTCCCGTTCCGCGGACTCAGGCCGAAGTGTGCGGCGACGGCGCGAATGCCTGAACTGTGAGCACCGGTTCACCACCTACGAACGCGTCGAAACGGTTCCGGTCACGGTGATCAAACGCAATGGCAGCCGCGAAACCTTCAACCGCGCCAAGCTCCTCCATGGCCTGCTGAGGGCTTGCGAGAAGACGGGCCTCGAACCGGCCCGCCTGGAGGGCGTCGTCGATGACATCGAAGTGGTGCTGCAGCAACGCAGCGGCCGGGAGGTGAGCAGCGGTGAGATCGGCGAACTGGTGCTCCAGGAACTCAGCGAGATGAGCGAGGTGGCCTATGTGCGCTTCGCCTCCGTCTACCGCCAGTTCAAAGGCGTCAGCGATTTCGTCGCCACCCTCGAAGGCCTGAGCCGCAGGCCCGGCAAATCCCGCAAGGGCTCATCCAACGGCAACACCCTGGCCGCCGTGGGCTGA